A single window of Polaribacter sp. SA4-10 DNA harbors:
- the upp gene encoding uracil phosphoribosyltransferase, whose protein sequence is MTVHHLAEENSILNKFIAEIRDINIQKDSLRFRRNIERIGEILSYELSKNLSYSSVDITTPLAVAKTSLAQKNIVLCSVLRAGLPLHQGLLNYFDDAENAFISAYRHHPNNDEEFEIVVEYFASPSLENKILLLADPMLATGKSLVSVYESIKKHGIPKEIHLVCVIGSKEGVAFVEKNFPKNTHLWIAVIDDDLNDKGYIVPGLGDAGDLSFGNKL, encoded by the coding sequence ATGACAGTACATCATTTAGCAGAAGAAAATTCTATTCTTAATAAATTTATTGCAGAAATTAGAGATATTAATATTCAAAAAGATTCTTTACGTTTTCGAAGAAATATAGAGCGTATTGGTGAAATTTTGAGTTATGAATTAAGCAAAAACCTTTCTTATTCATCGGTGGATATTACAACTCCTTTGGCGGTTGCAAAAACAAGTTTAGCACAAAAAAACATTGTGTTATGTTCAGTTTTAAGAGCAGGTTTACCACTTCATCAAGGGTTATTAAACTATTTTGATGATGCAGAAAATGCATTTATATCAGCATATAGACATCACCCAAATAATGATGAAGAATTTGAAATTGTTGTAGAGTATTTTGCTTCTCCATCTTTAGAGAATAAAATACTGCTTTTAGCAGATCCAATGTTAGCCACAGGAAAATCTTTGGTATCTGTTTATGAATCCATTAAAAAGCACGGAATTCCAAAAGAAATTCATCTGGTTTGTGTAATTGGTTCAAAAGAAGGTGTTGCTTTTGTTGAAAAAAATTTTCCTAAAAACACGCATCTATGGATTGCTGTAATTGATGATGATTTAAATGACAAAGGGTATATCGTTCCAGGTTTAGGCGATGCTGGAGATTTATCATTTGGCAATAAGTTATAA
- a CDS encoding DUF6427 family protein — protein MLANFFGKSKPINFIVITILFFFLFLFTIFSSFFIDGFTVDALLKSGGFLILFLTMFFFYNFIVSKNALTFDNTYAFFIFTLFLIFFLPTFSLYKELYLFILHLLFLRKTYSLKSNKEVLKKLFDSGFWLGISFIISPFSIVFFILIYVAIFYHQKITIHTLLVPIIGFIVPLILFFTYCFWYDKTVVFTTLFDFNIGNNITFYTKNSAIWLMSLLFLLTLASLFLKSPKTFSVNNSFKKNWILLIINTLVAVSFIYLIEGKNGSELIFLLFPTSIIIANGIEIIEHNLIKNIILTTLLIGAILAPFIL, from the coding sequence ATGTTAGCCAATTTTTTCGGTAAATCAAAACCTATAAATTTTATTGTTATTACAATATTGTTTTTTTTTCTCTTTCTATTCACTATTTTTTCTTCTTTTTTTATTGATGGATTTACAGTAGACGCCTTGTTAAAAAGTGGCGGTTTTTTAATTCTTTTTTTAACTATGTTTTTCTTCTACAACTTTATTGTTTCTAAGAATGCATTAACTTTTGATAACACGTATGCTTTTTTCATATTCACACTGTTTTTAATCTTTTTTTTACCAACTTTTTCCTTATATAAAGAGCTGTACTTATTTATTTTACATTTACTTTTCTTACGAAAAACATATAGTTTAAAATCTAATAAAGAAGTTCTAAAAAAATTATTTGATAGCGGGTTTTGGCTTGGTATTTCATTTATAATATCCCCATTTTCAATTGTATTTTTTATCTTAATTTATGTTGCAATTTTTTATCATCAAAAAATAACAATACACACCTTATTGGTACCAATTATTGGATTTATTGTTCCATTAATATTGTTTTTTACTTATTGTTTTTGGTATGATAAAACAGTTGTTTTTACTACCCTTTTTGATTTCAATATAGGTAACAACATCACTTTTTATACAAAAAATAGTGCTATTTGGTTGATGAGTTTATTGTTTTTACTAACATTGGCCTCTTTATTTTTAAAATCACCTAAAACGTTCTCAGTAAATAATTCTTTTAAGAAAAATTGGATCTTACTTATTATAAACACACTAGTAGCAGTAAGTTTTATATATCTAATTGAAGGTAAAAATGGTTCAGAACTCATTTTTTTACTATTTCCAACATCAATAATTATTGCAAACGGAATAGAAATTATTGAGCATAATTTAATTAAAAATATAATTTTAACTACGCTTCTAATTGGTGCAATTTTAGCTCCTTTTATTTTATAA
- a CDS encoding DMT family transporter, with protein MNTRTLALIAVSIATLIYGVTFTIAKDVMPLHIKPYGLILLRVSGATIVFWLASLFVKAEKIEKSDYKKILLAAFFGVGFNMLTFFKGLSLTTPISASVMMVTSPILVFIFSSILLKEKLVKRKIIGVIIGLIGTIILIVYGNDTDGSASNRTLGNFLVFVNAASYGLYLILVKKIIAKYHPIVFIKWLYLFGLLIVTPFGLPELTEVNWLTMPTSIYLKVGFIIIFTTCITYLFNLYGLTKLKPTTVGVFIYLQPVIATIFALIVGSDSLNLVKISATIIIFFGVYLVTKRVDKFAK; from the coding sequence ATGAATACAAGAACACTAGCCTTAATTGCTGTTTCAATTGCTACATTAATTTACGGTGTAACTTTTACAATTGCTAAAGACGTAATGCCTTTACACATTAAACCTTACGGATTAATTTTATTAAGAGTAAGTGGAGCAACAATTGTTTTTTGGCTCGCTAGTTTGTTTGTAAAAGCGGAAAAAATAGAAAAATCTGATTATAAAAAAATACTGCTTGCTGCTTTTTTTGGAGTTGGATTTAATATGTTAACATTTTTTAAAGGATTAAGTTTAACCACACCAATTAGTGCTTCTGTAATGATGGTAACTTCGCCTATTTTAGTATTCATTTTTTCTAGTATTTTATTAAAAGAAAAACTAGTCAAAAGAAAAATAATTGGCGTTATTATTGGCTTAATTGGTACAATTATTTTAATAGTTTATGGCAATGACACAGATGGAAGCGCAAGCAATAGAACATTAGGTAATTTTTTGGTGTTTGTTAATGCTGCTTCTTACGGATTGTATTTAATTTTGGTAAAAAAAATAATAGCAAAATACCACCCAATAGTTTTTATAAAATGGTTGTATTTATTTGGATTACTCATTGTTACTCCTTTTGGTCTCCCAGAATTAACGGAAGTTAATTGGCTAACAATGCCAACATCAATTTATTTAAAAGTAGGCTTTATAATTATTTTTACAACTTGTATTACTTATCTTTTTAATTTATATGGATTAACAAAACTAAAACCAACAACTGTAGGTGTTTTCATTTATTTACAACCTGTAATTGCAACAATATTTGCACTTATAGTTGGCAGTGACTCTCTAAACCTTGTCAAGATTTCAGCAACAATTATCA